A genomic window from Purpureocillium takamizusanense chromosome 2, complete sequence includes:
- the ade1 gene encoding Bifunctional purine biosynthetic protein ADE1 (COG:F~EggNog:ENOG503NXWQ), with protein sequence MMGDLRILLIGNGGREHALAWKLSQSPRVESIFAVPGNGGTATCPKVNNVASVSADDFPGLVAFAEGNGVNLVVPGPEAPLVDGVEGFFRKAGIPCFGPSKEAARLEGSKTYSKDFMKKYNIPTAAYENFSDYTQAIAYVESVNYDIVIKATGLAAGKGVILPQTKEEAKEALRQIMVDRVFGDAGGEVVIEELLLGDELSVLTFCDGYTFKSLPLAQDHKRIFEGDQGPNTGGMGCYAPTNIATKELTERIDKEILEPTISGMRRERQPFRGVLFTGLMITRSGPKVLEYNVRFGDPETQTVLPLLSADTDLADIMLACTRGYLDDCHLKVENRFSATVVLAAGGYPGSYAKGTPMKVQAPKAGSTIFHAGTKLEGGQLKTSGGRVIAINSVGDTLKAAVDASYAALSLGVIDFEGMFFRKDIAHRAFRSPSKEAMTYAQAGVDIQAGNEFVEKIKKAVASTKRPGADAEIGGFGGEIDLAQCGFPDAPVLVGAIDGVGTKLMIAQTMKKHDTVGIDLVAMNVNDLIVQGATPLMFLDYYGCSKLDLASAASFVEGVADGCRQAGCALVGGETAEMPGMYQGEDYDAAGCAVGAVSPSGRLPNKEAMEEGDVLLGLGSHGVHSNGFSLVRRIVQRAGLGYGSAAPWDASKTVGESLLTPTRIYVKSLLRVLDQIKGLAHITGGGLTENVPRMLPQSLAAEIEFGTWDIPHVFGWLKASGNVAPAEMCRTFNAGIGMVIAVESSKADAVVQALSESERVFKIGRLVHRGEGKEGCVIRGLDSWA encoded by the coding sequence ATGATGGGCGACCTCCGAATTCTTCTGATAGGCAATGGCGGCCGTGAGCACGCTCTGGCCTGGAAATTAAGCCAGTCCCCCCGGGTCGAGTCAATATTTGCTGTACCCGGAAATGGGGGCACCGCGACGTGCCCTAAGGTGAACAATGTCGCTTCGGTCTCAGCAGACGACTTCCCGGGTCTAGTTGCGTTCGCCGAGGGTAATGGAGTGAATCTCGTTGTGCCCGGGCCTGAAGCACCTCTCGTGGATGGAGTGGAAGGATTCTTCAGAAAGGCCGGGATCCCATGCTTTGGGCCATCGAAAGAAGCAGCTCGTTTGGAAGGCAGCAAGACCTACTCGAAAGATTTCATGAAGAAGTATAACatcccgacggcggcatACGAAAACTTTTCCGATTATACACAAGCTATCGCGTACGTCGAGAGTGTCAATTACGATATCGTCATCAAAGCTACCGGTCTTGCTGCCGGCAAGGGCGTTATTCTTCCGCAGACaaaggaggaggccaaggaagcGCTGAGGCAGATCATGGTTGATCGAGTCTTTGgtgacgctggcggcgaggtggtcATCGAGGAGCTTCTGCTCGGTGACGAGCTAAGCGTCCTCACATTCTGCGACGGATATACTTTCAAGTCGCTGCCTTTGGCGCAAGACCACAAGCGGATCTTCGAGGGAGACCAAGGGCCCAACACAGGCGGCATGGGCTGTTACGCGCCCACGAATATTGCCACCAAGGAGCTCACGGAGCGGATCGACAAGGAGATCCTCGAACCTACCATATCCGGCATGCGGCGGGAACGGCAACCGTTCCGCGGTGTTTTGTTCACAGGCCTGATGATAACTAGGTCCGGCCCCAAGGTGCTTGAGTATAACGTACGATTCGGCGACCCCGAGACCCAGACTGTTCTGCCACTGCTCTCAGCAGACACGGACCTCGCAGACATCATGCTTGCTTGCACCAGAGGTTACCTTGATGACTGCCATCTGAAGGTCGAGAATAGATTCAGCGCAACcgttgtcctcgccgccggcggctaTCCGGGGTCGTATGCAAAGGGCACACCGATGAAAGTTCAGGCTCCGAAGGCAGGCAGCACAATTTTCCACGCCGGGACTAAGCTAGAGGGTGGCCAGCTGAAGACTTCTGGGGGGCGTGTCATCGCCATCAACTCGGTCGGAGACACCCTCAAAGCCGCCGTGGATGCCTCTTATGCTGCCCTGTCGTTGGGTGTCATCGACTTTGAGGGCATGTTTTTCCGGAAGGACATAGCCCACCGGGCATTCAGGTCACCTAGCAAGGAAGCCATGACATATGCGCAAGCTGGTGTCGACATTCAAGCGGGCAATGAATTTGTCGAGAAAATCAAAAAGGCAGTAGCCAGCACCAAGCGCCCAGGGGCGGATGCCGAAATTGGGGGCTTTGGTGGCGAGATCGACCTGGCTCAATGCGGCTTTCCCGATGCACCCGTTCTGGTGGGGGCCATCGATGGCGTTGGGACAAAGCTCATGATTGCTCAGACCATGAAGAAGCATGACACGGTTGGCATTGATTTGGTGGCCATGAATGTCAACGATCTGATCGTGCAAGGCGCGACGCCGCTCATGTTCCTCGACTACTACGGCTGCAGCAAGCTTGATTTGGCCTCTGCTGCCTCGTTTGTCGAAGGCGTCGCCGATGGCTGTCGTCAAGCTGGGTGCGCCCTGGTAGGAGGTGAGACGGCTGAAATGCCGGGTATGTACCAGGGTGAAGACTACGATGCAGCGGGCTGTGCCGTTGGCGCAgtctcgccgtcgggcaGACTGCCGAACAAGGAAgccatggaggagggcgacgtctTGTTGGGGCTGGGATCGCATGGTGTCCACTCCAACGGGTTTTCGCTCGTTCGCAGGATTGTGCAGCGTGCTGGCCTCGGATACGGGTCGGCAGCACCGTGGGATGCATCAAAGACGGTCGGCGAGTCCTTGCTGACTCCTACTCGCATCTACGTCAAAAGTCTTCTGCGGGTCCTGGACCAGATCAAGGGCCTCGCGCACAtcacaggcggcggcctcacCGAGAACGTGCCCCGCATGCTCCCGCAGTCGCTTGCAGCGGAGATTGAGTTTGGCACCTGGGACATCCCTCATGTCTTCGGGTGGCTGAAGGCAAGTGGCAACGTTGCGCCGGCTGAGATGTGCCGCACTTTCAATGCTGGAATCGGCATGGTAATCGCTGTCGAATCGTCCAAGGCCGATGCCGTGGTCCAAGCGTTGAGTGAATCGGAAAGGGTTTTCAAGATTGGACGACTTGTCCATCGCGGCGAAGGGAAGGAGGGTTGCGTAATTCGAGGCCTAGATTCTTGGGCGTGA
- the ale1 gene encoding Lysophospholipid acyltransferase (EggNog:ENOG503NUVY~BUSCO:EOG0926251E~TransMembrane:9 (o23-39i51-74o94-113i125-144o171-190i359-375o381-399i420-443o455-474i)~COG:S) has protein sequence MLQHLHWPFEALAASAGASPDELKIIFSFLLSYPLAGLLKRVPDTKPLRKNLFIICTSVFYLVGLFDLWSGLFTLCLTATGTYCIAKYLRRSPYMPWIGFFFVMGHMSISHIHRQAVDKPSSVDITGAQMVLVMKLSAFCWNVADGQLPPDKLSDLQRDRALPHLPSALDFAAYVLFFPGLLAGPAFDYAEYRRWIDTSMFDVPADIDPAKKPPVRKKRKIPRSGTPAAFKAARGLTWIGLFVALSGRFGHEQLIANSFMRHGLLHRIWIMYMVNLVTRLKYYGVWTLTEGSCILAGLGYNGVDPVTGKVSWNRLQNVDPWMVETAQNPRSYLAGWNINTNNWLRNYVYLRVTPRGKKPGFRASMTTFITSAFWHGFYPGYYMTFVLASLIQTAAKNFRRLVRPFFLDPVTGDPGPNKKYYDAVSFVVTQLTFSFATTPFLVLSFGGSMLAWSRVYFYGFAWTIISLVFFASSGKAKLRGLLEKRQGKASTKLVRSISTESLTGKDPILGISKDPERDVNEAVEEIRAEVEARQRKKTT, from the exons ATGCTGCAACATCTACACTGGC CCTTCGAGGCACTCGCTGCCAGCGCTGGTGCCTCACCAGATGAAT TGAAGATAATTTTCTCCTTTCTCCTATCATATCCGCTTGCCGGGCTCTTGAAGCGAGTCCCGGACACGAAACCCCTGCGCAAAAACCTGTTCATCATTTG CACCTCCGTCTTTTatctcgtcggcctcttcgaCCTGTGGAGTGGCCTCTTCACGCTGTGTCTGACCGCTACCGGCACTTATTGCATCGCAAAATACCTTCGCAGGAGCCCGTACATGCCATGGATCGGCTTTTTCTTCGTAATGGGCCACATGTCAATCAGTCATATACATCGCCAAGCCGTTGACAAGCCTTCCTCAGTCGATATCACCGGTGCTCAGATGGTGCTCGTCATGAAGCTGAGCGCCTTCTGTTGGAACGTTGCCGATGGCCAGTTGCCACCCGACAAGCTCTCCGATCTGCAACGGGACCGGGCCCTGCCGCACCTCCCGTCTGCTCTCGATTTTGCTGCGTATGTCCTCTTCTTCCcgggcttgcttgctggccCGGCATTTGACTACGCCGAATACCGCCGGTGGATAGACACGTCCATGTTTGACGTTCCTGCGGACATCGAcccggccaagaagcccCCGGTGAGGAAAAAGCGCAAGATCCCGCGCAGCGGCACCCCAGCCGCCTTCAAGGCCGCCAGAGGCCTGACCTGGATCGGCCTGTTTGTGGCCCTATCCGGCCGCTTTGGCCACGAGCAGCTTATCGCCAACTCTTTCATGCGCCACGGCCTTCTTCACCGCATTTGGATCATGTACATGGTCAACTTGGTGACGCGACTCAAGTACTACGGCGTGTGGACGCTGACGGAGGGCTCTTGCATACTCGCCGGGTTGGGATACAATGGCGTGGACCCCGTCACTGGCAAGGTGTCGTGGAACCGTCTGCAAAACGTAGACCCCTGGATGGTAGAGACCGCCCAGAACCCGAGGAGCTACCTCGCCGGGTGGAACATAAACACAAACAACTGGCTGCGCAACTATGTTTACCTGCGCGTGACGCCGAGGGGCAAGAAACCCGGATTCCGCGCCAGCATGACAACTTTTATTACTAGCGCCTTTTGGCACGGCTTCTACCCTGGCTACTACATGACATTTGTTCTCGCAAGTTTGATACAGACGGCTGCGAAGA ACTTTCGTCGGCTAGTGCGCCCATTCTTTCTCGATCCCGTCACTGGTGACCCCGGGCCGAACAAGAAGTACTATGATGCCGTTAGCTTCGTGGTCACCCAACTGACATTCTCTTTCGCCACGACTCCGTTCCTAGTTCTCAGCTTCGGTGGCTCGATGTTGGCATGGAGTCGTGTGTATTTTTACGGCTTCGCTTGGACCATCATATCATTGGTTTTCTTCGCCTCTTCCGGCAAGGCGAAGCTACGCGGACTTCTCGAGAAGAGGCAGGGCAAAGCCAGCACCAAACTAGTGAGGTCCATCAGCACCGAAAGCCTCACCGGCAAGGATCCGATCCTGGGAATTTCCAAGGACCCCGAGCGCGATGTGAACGAAGCCGTTGAAGAAATTAGGGCTGAAGTCGAAGCTCGTCAAAGAAAGAAGACAACTTAG